One genomic region from Bacillus sp. SLBN-46 encodes:
- the trpB gene encoding tryptophan synthase subunit beta produces MKSTSVENKGYFGEFGGSFIPEDLQQVMNELEEQFLRYKDDPEFIEEFNYYIKEYIGRENPLTYAENLTKQIGGAKIYLKREDLNHTGAHKINNAIGQILLAKRMGAKRIIAETGAGQHGVATATACAMFGMECIIYMGKLDTERQALNVFRMELLGAKVVAVEKGQGRLKDAVDEALGDLVQNYQHTFYLLGSAVGPHPYPSMVKHFQSIISEESKRQILEKEGKLPTAVVACAGGGSNAIGAFAHYIDEPSVRLIGVEPAEAPTLTEGVPAVIHGFKCLTLLDEKGEPKQTYSIAAGLDYPGVGPEHSHLKTSGRAEYVTVTGQEALEAFQLLSKTEGIIPALESSHAVAYAIKLAKNLSPEDVLIVNLSGRGDKDVEQVFKMLKDK; encoded by the coding sequence ATGAAGAGTACGAGCGTAGAAAATAAAGGATACTTTGGAGAATTTGGTGGAAGTTTTATACCTGAGGATTTACAGCAGGTAATGAACGAATTAGAGGAGCAATTTTTACGGTATAAGGATGATCCTGAATTCATCGAGGAGTTCAACTATTACATTAAAGAGTATATTGGCAGAGAAAACCCGTTAACCTATGCAGAAAATCTAACAAAACAAATCGGTGGAGCGAAAATCTATCTCAAAAGAGAGGATTTAAACCACACAGGTGCTCATAAAATTAATAATGCCATCGGGCAAATTCTATTAGCCAAACGGATGGGTGCCAAGCGAATTATCGCGGAGACAGGTGCTGGACAGCACGGCGTAGCCACTGCTACTGCCTGTGCGATGTTTGGGATGGAATGTATCATATATATGGGGAAGCTGGACACGGAGCGGCAGGCTCTTAACGTGTTCCGCATGGAATTACTAGGCGCAAAAGTGGTTGCAGTTGAAAAAGGCCAGGGGCGCCTAAAGGATGCTGTCGATGAAGCATTAGGTGACTTAGTCCAAAATTATCAACATACTTTTTATTTATTGGGTTCGGCTGTTGGCCCTCACCCATACCCATCAATGGTGAAACACTTCCAATCTATTATTAGTGAAGAATCCAAACGTCAGATACTTGAAAAAGAAGGGAAACTGCCAACAGCGGTTGTTGCCTGTGCAGGTGGTGGCAGTAATGCAATCGGTGCATTTGCTCATTATATTGACGAACCCTCTGTTCGATTAATTGGAGTGGAACCAGCGGAAGCCCCTACCCTAACTGAAGGCGTTCCAGCTGTCATTCATGGCTTTAAATGTTTAACACTATTGGATGAAAAGGGAGAGCCGAAACAAACGTATTCAATCGCTGCTGGACTAGATTATCCTGGGGTCGGACCTGAACATAGCCATTTAAAAACTAGCGGAAGAGCAGAATATGTAACGGTTACGGGACAAGAGGCGTTAGAAGCGTTTCAACTGCTTAGTAAAACGGAAGGGATTATCCCAGCATTAGAAAGCTCCCATGCAGTGGCCTATGCAATTAAACTGGCAAAAAATTTATCTCCTGAAGACGTGTTGATTGTAAACTTATCTGGTCGCGGCGATAAAGATGTGGAACAGGTATTTAAGATGTTAAAAGATAAATAA